The following are from one region of the Candidatus Poribacteria bacterium genome:
- a CDS encoding AIR synthase family protein, with translation MNLPVGKLKHDFLKELLPTHNRNAGVVVGPQLGEDAAVIELGDNYLVATSDPITFATEDIGWYVVCVNSNDIAAMGAVPKWLLVTLLLPEDATTPTMVRDIMAQLTQACVEFNIALCGGHTEVTPAVTQPIVIGQMMGVTDKNALFTSADACVGDALILTKGLGIEATAIIARECEEQLREKCDALFLEQAKNYLINPGISVLKDAQIAITTGGVHAMHDVTEGGVATAVYELATAAELGVTVYSDKLLDSPVLYGNITRTLCDMFGLNPLGVISSGAMLIASEPEKGEAICQALGVAGINADIIGAFLPSEHGLWLENATGTRQPLPIFETDEIAKLL, from the coding sequence ATGAATCTGCCTGTTGGGAAACTGAAACACGATTTTTTAAAAGAACTTCTACCGACGCATAATAGAAACGCAGGCGTGGTTGTCGGTCCACAACTTGGTGAAGATGCCGCAGTCATAGAGTTAGGCGACAACTATCTCGTTGCGACCAGTGATCCGATTACCTTTGCGACTGAAGATATTGGGTGGTATGTGGTATGCGTCAATAGCAACGACATTGCAGCGATGGGGGCTGTACCGAAATGGTTGCTGGTAACCCTGTTGTTACCCGAAGACGCGACGACACCCACAATGGTTCGAGACATCATGGCGCAACTCACGCAGGCATGTGTAGAGTTCAACATTGCGCTGTGTGGTGGACATACCGAAGTTACGCCTGCTGTAACACAACCCATTGTCATAGGACAAATGATGGGGGTTACCGATAAAAATGCCTTGTTCACTTCAGCGGATGCTTGTGTAGGGGATGCGTTAATTCTCACAAAAGGACTCGGTATCGAAGCCACTGCGATCATCGCGCGTGAATGTGAGGAGCAGTTGCGTGAAAAGTGCGATGCCCTATTCTTGGAGCAGGCGAAGAACTATCTCATAAATCCCGGAATTTCCGTCCTAAAGGACGCGCAAATTGCGATCACTACCGGCGGTGTACACGCTATGCACGATGTCACAGAGGGCGGTGTCGCAACTGCCGTGTATGAGTTGGCAACCGCCGCCGAGTTAGGGGTGACTGTCTATTCGGATAAACTTTTAGATTCGCCAGTATTGTACGGAAACATAACACGGACGTTGTGTGATATGTTCGGACTCAATCCGCTCGGTGTTATTTCGTCTGGTGCCATGTTAATTGCGTCGGAACCTGAAAAAGGTGAAGCAATCTGTCAAGCTCTCGGTGTGGCTGGTATCAACGCCGACATCATCGGAGCGTTTTTGCCATCTGAGCATGGACTGTGGTTGGAAAATGCCACCGGTACACGACAACCACTGCCTATTTTTGAGACGGACGAAATCGCCAAGCTTTTGTAG
- a CDS encoding Rpn family recombination-promoting nuclease/putative transposase — protein sequence MFIERDLRELSNVSNIHFPDRSMKWLLRQREHLQALLRMFGSEIADALDFEHVEQLNRSFISDELRTQESDMVFRVPFRSPTQTGQEVIVYLLIEHQSTVDASMGLRLLSYMTQIWMEERREWQEKKRPRGEWRLTPILPIVFYTGHGEWKAPLSLTALMNIPEILTRFVPTFDTLLLDVKATAPDELTQTGHALGWLLTVLQHEQSEAPVMRQALLDALEGLRDLQTHDAAQYTRAILYLFLLILHRRDAAEHQNLLRILTQENTQNQEIVNMAASIIEISEQRGLQQGIEQGIEQGEIRGKQEALLKLLHHRFQSVPDTVLMRVRTLQSLVELDVLFEKSLTAESLEDLQESSGAD from the coding sequence ATGTTCATAGAACGCGACCTTCGGGAGTTGTCAAATGTTTCAAACATCCACTTCCCCGATAGGAGCATGAAATGGTTGCTTCGCCAGCGCGAACACCTCCAGGCGTTGCTGAGAATGTTTGGGAGTGAGATCGCCGATGCCCTTGACTTTGAGCACGTCGAACAACTCAATCGGAGTTTTATCTCCGATGAACTGCGGACCCAAGAATCCGATATGGTCTTCAGGGTGCCGTTTCGGTCGCCGACACAAACAGGTCAGGAAGTCATCGTCTATCTGCTCATAGAGCACCAATCCACCGTTGACGCGTCCATGGGGCTTCGGTTGCTCTCTTACATGACGCAGATATGGATGGAGGAGCGACGGGAGTGGCAGGAAAAGAAACGTCCGCGGGGAGAGTGGCGGTTGACACCTATCCTGCCGATTGTCTTTTACACCGGGCATGGTGAATGGAAAGCCCCGCTATCGCTAACTGCCCTCATGAACATCCCGGAAATCCTCACCCGCTTCGTCCCGACCTTTGACACCTTGCTCCTCGATGTCAAAGCTACAGCCCCTGACGAACTGACCCAAACAGGGCACGCCTTGGGATGGTTATTGACAGTCCTACAGCACGAGCAATCCGAGGCACCCGTTATGCGTCAAGCACTCCTTGACGCTTTAGAAGGGCTGAGGGACTTGCAGACACACGACGCAGCGCAGTATACGCGCGCGATATTGTATCTGTTTCTCCTCATCTTACATCGCAGAGACGCGGCCGAACATCAAAACCTACTTCGTATCCTCACTCAAGAGAATACACAGAATCAGGAGATCGTCAACATGGCAGCATCTATCATTGAAATCAGTGAACAACGTGGACTTCAACAAGGCATCGAGCAAGGTATAGAGCAAGGGGAGATCCGTGGCAAACAAGAGGCACTTCTGAAGCTGCTACACCACCGTTTTCAGAGCGTTCCTGATACGGTTCTCATGCGGGTGCGTACCCTGCAGAGCCTTGTTGAGCTGGATGTGCTCTTTGAAAAGAGCCTGACAGCGGAAAGCCTTGAAGACCTTCAGGAGTCATCCGGTGCAGATTGA
- a CDS encoding glycosyltransferase family 2 protein — MLISVIIPAFNEEQTIGQVLEALCALPFEKQFIVVNDGSTDGTYEVLEELRATYELTVVHCKENRGKGFAIRSGLPYVKGEAVVIQDADMELAPADLPELLNSLQKENVQVVYGSRFLNGRGNASLHNFIANRILAIYTNLLYGCRITDESTGYKAFSTELITRLNLTCEGFEFCPEVTAKILRAGYCIDEVPVSYFPRTKKEGKKLRFWSDGLFAAWTLLKYRFISKTELFKDTTQKELR; from the coding sequence ATGTTAATATCTGTGATCATTCCTGCGTTTAACGAAGAGCAGACAATCGGACAGGTGCTGGAGGCACTATGTGCCCTGCCATTTGAGAAACAGTTTATTGTTGTTAATGATGGTTCGACCGATGGGACTTATGAGGTGCTTGAGGAGCTGCGAGCGACTTATGAATTGACAGTCGTGCATTGTAAAGAGAACAGAGGTAAAGGCTTCGCGATTCGGAGTGGACTTCCATACGTAAAAGGAGAGGCGGTCGTTATTCAAGATGCGGACATGGAATTGGCTCCGGCGGATCTCCCTGAACTGTTGAATTCGCTGCAAAAGGAGAACGTTCAGGTGGTTTACGGTTCAAGATTTCTAAATGGACGAGGGAACGCCAGTCTTCATAACTTCATCGCAAATCGTATTCTCGCTATCTACACGAATCTCCTCTATGGGTGTCGAATTACGGATGAGTCTACAGGTTATAAAGCCTTTTCAACAGAACTGATAACGCGGTTAAATTTAACGTGTGAAGGATTTGAATTCTGTCCGGAGGTCACAGCAAAAATTTTGCGCGCTGGTTATTGTATTGATGAGGTACCGGTTTCTTATTTTCCGCGTACGAAGAAGGAAGGCAAGAAACTTCGCTTCTGGTCAGATGGGTTATTTGCCGCATGGACGCTCTTAAAATATCGATTCATTTCAAAAACGGAACTTTTCAAAGACACAACGCAAAAAGAATTGCGTTAA
- a CDS encoding ANTAR domain-containing protein: METVTSTPESPPVTGKGRVLIIDNNPDRANSLIDILKAGRYKVAVPMRLQEGVAEQVALIKPDVILIGVDFPGGAVLSWVASLHESYPCPTVMFSRDERSETIQAATRAGVSAYAVGKLTGARVKTIIEAAVARFYEFRALQEELEKTKTNLAERKIIERAKELVAQQRGCNEAQAYQILRKMAMNRRKRLAEVSRDILSVAEVLTNKL; this comes from the coding sequence ATGGAAACGGTCACCTCAACACCGGAATCCCCACCCGTTACTGGGAAGGGGCGAGTCCTAATCATTGATAACAATCCGGATCGGGCGAATTCGTTAATCGATATTCTGAAAGCCGGTCGTTATAAAGTCGCTGTGCCTATGCGTTTACAAGAGGGTGTGGCTGAACAGGTTGCCCTGATAAAGCCAGATGTTATACTGATTGGTGTCGATTTTCCGGGGGGCGCGGTACTCAGTTGGGTCGCGTCTCTCCACGAAAGTTATCCATGCCCCACAGTCATGTTCTCTCGAGATGAGCGATCCGAAACGATTCAAGCAGCGACCCGTGCGGGCGTGTCGGCGTATGCTGTTGGAAAACTCACTGGTGCCCGGGTTAAAACCATTATTGAAGCGGCTGTCGCCCGGTTTTATGAATTTCGGGCATTGCAAGAGGAACTTGAAAAGACAAAAACAAACCTTGCCGAACGCAAAATCATCGAACGCGCAAAGGAACTGGTCGCGCAACAACGCGGTTGTAACGAAGCGCAGGCGTATCAAATTTTGCGGAAGATGGCGATGAATCGCAGGAAACGTCTCGCGGAAGTTTCGCGGGATATACTATCAGTTGCAGAAGTATTGACGAATAAATTATAG
- a CDS encoding methyltransferase domain-containing protein: MKIQLRDYPLTSTIIKLKTGRVQLTLIEEPDWFLEQLSREDKEGKLYLPYWTYLWESSIGLAHHIEKMGARLKGSHILEIGCGFGLTGIVACQMGARVIFTDAEREALRFAQHNADQNSVHQHADFVQMDWNTPCFNHKFPYILAADVIYEEHHWTPIVNLLQGYLAPNGVALFSEPSRSNATGFFKQLSDNGFVHQKSICPVTLDRQTCEVCIYTVRRDA; the protein is encoded by the coding sequence ATGAAAATCCAATTGCGAGACTATCCCCTAACGAGTACCATCATCAAGTTAAAAACTGGTCGGGTTCAACTCACACTTATAGAGGAACCCGATTGGTTTCTCGAACAACTCAGTCGAGAGGACAAAGAAGGAAAACTCTATCTTCCCTACTGGACCTACCTCTGGGAATCTTCGATTGGTCTCGCTCACCATATAGAGAAAATGGGTGCGCGGTTAAAAGGTTCACATATTTTGGAGATTGGATGTGGGTTTGGATTGACTGGGATTGTCGCCTGTCAGATGGGAGCGCGGGTGATTTTCACGGACGCAGAACGAGAGGCACTCCGTTTCGCACAACATAACGCGGATCAGAACAGTGTTCACCAGCACGCCGATTTCGTCCAGATGGATTGGAACACCCCCTGCTTCAATCACAAATTTCCGTACATTCTCGCTGCCGATGTTATTTACGAAGAACATCACTGGACACCGATTGTAAATTTACTTCAAGGGTATCTCGCACCTAACGGAGTTGCCCTCTTCTCCGAACCGAGCCGAAGTAACGCGACTGGGTTTTTCAAACAACTCTCCGATAACGGTTTTGTCCATCAAAAATCTATCTGTCCTGTCACATTGGACAGACAAACTTGCGAAGTGTGTATTTACACTGTGCGTCGCGATGCATAG
- a CDS encoding ferredoxin--nitrite reductase: MNELKKKTILPNRKVRSAPTAAGKKRKSKINAAELLKQQKNGLEVINDIPNYIRDGWELIPPNERDRLKWVGVFYRKQTPGAFMMRLRMSSGFSNAEQLRAIAEISEAHGPGFVDLTTRQQIQLRGFAIENVQHIWNRLEEVGLGSLQTGFDNIRGVIGCPVAGLTPNELFDASHVCREFTRLIVGNKEFTDIPRKFNVGITGCLDNCTHTSSQDIALTPAVKEVDGQETNGFNVAVGGKMGSGGYTLAQPLDVFITPEEAAVLCADITLIFRDHGPRTARNKSRLAFLIADWGVEKFREELERLRHRKQPLLTAGKDMRGKNRTDHTGIFSQKEPHLNYVGLVVPVGRITAAQLFEVARLADEYGNGDIRLTQGQNLIITNVPDTKIGDLTAEPLLQELRYDPSEIMRGMVSCTGIDYCHFSLIETKERAMEAIRHLEAKLGNTKPLTIHWSGCPNGCGNHAAADIGLLGKKIKIDGIVTDAVDVFLKGDASANPKVAPKLLENVPCDDLPQVLEGLAPYLSRR; encoded by the coding sequence GTGAACGAATTAAAAAAGAAAACTATTCTGCCAAACAGAAAGGTGCGTTCAGCACCAACAGCGGCTGGGAAAAAAAGGAAGTCCAAAATAAATGCTGCAGAACTCCTCAAGCAGCAGAAAAACGGACTTGAGGTAATCAATGACATTCCAAACTACATTCGGGATGGATGGGAATTGATTCCGCCAAACGAACGCGACCGACTCAAGTGGGTAGGTGTCTTTTACCGAAAGCAGACACCTGGGGCGTTTATGATGCGGCTCCGTATGTCCAGCGGTTTTAGTAACGCCGAGCAGCTCCGCGCGATCGCTGAAATCAGTGAGGCACACGGACCCGGATTCGTGGATCTCACGACGCGTCAACAGATTCAACTCCGAGGTTTCGCAATTGAGAACGTTCAGCACATCTGGAATCGACTTGAAGAGGTCGGTTTAGGTTCACTCCAAACGGGTTTTGACAACATTCGCGGTGTAATTGGATGTCCGGTTGCGGGATTAACACCGAATGAACTCTTTGATGCTTCGCATGTTTGTAGAGAATTCACAAGACTCATTGTCGGCAACAAGGAATTTACCGATATTCCGCGCAAGTTTAATGTCGGTATCACAGGCTGTTTGGATAACTGCACGCATACCTCCTCGCAAGACATTGCCCTTACACCTGCTGTAAAGGAGGTTGATGGTCAAGAGACGAATGGTTTTAACGTTGCTGTTGGCGGAAAGATGGGATCTGGTGGTTACACACTCGCGCAACCGCTTGATGTGTTTATTACCCCTGAAGAAGCCGCAGTTTTGTGTGCAGACATTACGCTAATTTTTCGAGATCACGGACCTCGGACAGCTCGCAATAAATCTCGCCTCGCTTTTCTGATTGCGGATTGGGGTGTAGAAAAATTTCGAGAAGAATTAGAAAGACTACGGCACAGAAAACAACCGCTCCTGACTGCGGGTAAAGATATGCGCGGGAAAAACAGGACCGACCACACCGGTATCTTCTCACAGAAAGAGCCACACCTCAACTATGTCGGGCTTGTTGTACCGGTCGGACGCATCACGGCGGCGCAACTTTTTGAGGTCGCCCGACTTGCAGATGAGTACGGTAACGGCGACATCCGCCTCACCCAAGGGCAGAATCTGATTATCACTAACGTGCCGGACACAAAGATCGGCGACTTAACTGCCGAACCGCTCCTTCAGGAACTCCGCTATGACCCCTCGGAGATCATGCGCGGGATGGTGAGTTGCACGGGGATCGACTACTGCCACTTCTCGCTTATTGAAACGAAAGAACGGGCGATGGAAGCGATTCGGCATTTGGAAGCAAAACTCGGTAATACCAAACCGCTGACGATCCATTGGTCTGGGTGTCCTAATGGCTGCGGCAACCACGCTGCAGCGGACATCGGGCTGCTCGGCAAGAAGATTAAGATTGATGGGATTGTTACCGATGCAGTGGACGTGTTCCTCAAGGGCGATGCCAGTGCGAACCCTAAAGTCGCACCAAAGTTATTGGAAAATGTACCCTGCGACGATTTACCGCAGGTACTTGAAGGACTCGCTCCTTACCTTTCACGGAGGTAG
- a CDS encoding dockerin type I domain-containing protein, translating into MSKKIVYSMLIFLLVGGVSFSALGHGNLPTLLEDVNKDGIVNIQDLVLVAASFGQPRDRNAEQDPDVNRDGIVNILDLVRVSNSFGQTAPDENSAYHDIQEYVFDKSCANSICHAAPANAGNLNLTYGLSYEDLVGSVPQNPAAAAAGMKLVDPGNPENSFLLTKLMGPTAPEQGARMPFGGGVLHTGKINAVRTWIEAGAPQTGKIAGIGDLGVLRDPDEKFEPPAPPAPGEGYQLRLPPFKIEPGTEREIYYTTQITDENGDPVHGDIFINRVEIFYPAGSHHFILYRFTEEGLANGVPERGITPGIGVDPADSFRELDTQDPLVLGNFGVDRLFVVGTQTDDTLFEFPEGVGLRLPGDTIYDLNSHYINLLGDETLIGETYVNIYTIPEEEVQYEAVEIFVSNRQINVPPGTTRVAKMTWYIEDELERRGHDPGTALNVFLLTSHMHRHGELFEIFQGSTGDLLHRSVAYDDAPISLFDPVLSLDSDDTIRFQCIHNNYDTNEPLEFGLTSEDEMCIIFGYYYIPTESAGEIIK; encoded by the coding sequence ATGTCTAAAAAAATCGTTTATTCTATGCTCATCTTTCTGCTGGTAGGTGGTGTGTCCTTTTCTGCACTTGGGCACGGTAATCTTCCGACGCTGCTGGAGGATGTTAACAAAGACGGGATCGTGAACATTCAAGACTTGGTGCTTGTTGCTGCGTCCTTTGGACAACCGAGGGATCGCAATGCCGAGCAGGATCCTGATGTAAATCGCGATGGGATCGTCAATATCCTGGACCTCGTTCGGGTGAGCAACAGTTTTGGGCAAACTGCACCGGATGAAAACTCGGCATATCATGATATTCAGGAGTATGTCTTTGATAAAAGTTGTGCGAACAGCATCTGCCACGCAGCTCCTGCAAACGCTGGTAATTTAAATCTCACCTACGGTCTCTCTTATGAGGATTTGGTTGGGAGCGTGCCACAGAACCCTGCGGCGGCAGCGGCAGGTATGAAACTCGTTGACCCGGGAAATCCAGAGAACAGTTTTCTTTTAACGAAACTGATGGGGCCCACAGCACCAGAACAGGGTGCCAGAATGCCGTTTGGTGGCGGCGTACTCCACACTGGGAAAATAAATGCGGTTCGTACATGGATTGAGGCAGGCGCGCCACAGACCGGTAAAATAGCAGGTATCGGGGACCTCGGTGTCCTACGCGATCCTGACGAAAAATTTGAACCGCCCGCGCCACCAGCCCCTGGAGAAGGGTATCAACTCCGTTTACCGCCGTTCAAGATTGAACCCGGCACTGAACGCGAAATTTACTATACCACCCAAATCACTGATGAAAACGGAGATCCGGTACACGGAGACATCTTTATTAATAGAGTTGAGATTTTCTATCCTGCTGGTAGCCATCACTTCATTCTATATCGGTTTACCGAAGAAGGTTTGGCGAACGGGGTTCCAGAGAGGGGTATCACACCCGGAATTGGTGTTGACCCAGCAGATTCTTTCCGTGAACTTGACACACAGGATCCGCTGGTACTCGGCAATTTTGGTGTTGATAGGCTTTTCGTTGTTGGAACGCAAACCGATGATACCCTCTTTGAGTTCCCTGAAGGTGTAGGCTTACGTCTGCCCGGCGACACGATTTACGACCTCAATTCGCACTACATCAATCTGCTCGGTGACGAGACACTGATTGGCGAAACCTACGTTAACATCTATACGATTCCAGAGGAAGAAGTCCAATACGAGGCAGTTGAAATTTTCGTTTCTAATCGTCAAATTAACGTGCCACCCGGAACAACGCGTGTCGCCAAAATGACATGGTATATTGAAGATGAGCTGGAACGCCGAGGTCACGACCCGGGAACAGCGTTAAACGTCTTTTTATTGACATCTCACATGCATCGGCATGGAGAATTGTTTGAAATTTTTCAGGGATCAACAGGCGATTTGCTGCATCGGAGTGTCGCTTACGATGATGCCCCCATTAGCCTTTTTGATCCAGTCCTTAGTTTAGATTCGGACGATACAATCAGGTTCCAGTGTATCCACAACAACTACGATACAAATGAACCGCTCGAATTTGGACTTACGTCTGAGGATGAGATGTGCATTATCTTCGGTTATTATTATATCCCGACTGAAAGCGCGGGAGAAATAATTAAGTAG
- a CDS encoding SDR family oxidoreductase, with protein sequence MNLGLTDKIAVVGASSKGLGRAIALGLAQEGAKVTICARDNDILEATADDIRKQTDTEVLAVPTDVSQPEQVENLIHTAIDHFGGIDILVNNAGGPRAGRFDDLEAQDYQDAVQLNLMSTINLCRAVVPTMQARGGGRIINLTSVSVKQPVDNLMLSNMARTGVIGFAKTLATELAPDKILVNNVCPGIIFTDRIQQLATVRAEEAGITFDEALANMTADIPLGRIGDPDEFANLVVFLASERASYITGTTIQVDGGMVKSLL encoded by the coding sequence ATGAATCTCGGACTCACGGATAAAATTGCAGTCGTAGGTGCCTCGAGCAAAGGGCTTGGACGCGCGATCGCCCTCGGTTTGGCACAGGAAGGTGCGAAAGTCACCATCTGCGCGAGAGATAACGACATACTGGAAGCAACAGCAGATGACATTCGCAAACAGACCGATACTGAAGTTTTAGCAGTACCGACCGATGTTAGTCAGCCGGAACAGGTTGAAAACCTCATTCATACAGCGATTGATCATTTCGGTGGTATTGATATTTTAGTTAACAACGCTGGTGGACCCAGAGCCGGACGGTTTGATGACTTGGAAGCACAGGATTATCAGGATGCTGTCCAGTTGAATCTGATGAGTACGATAAATCTCTGTCGTGCTGTCGTCCCGACGATGCAGGCGCGTGGGGGTGGACGGATTATCAATCTCACCTCTGTTTCCGTTAAGCAGCCTGTAGATAATCTCATGTTATCAAACATGGCACGGACAGGTGTAATCGGCTTTGCGAAAACACTCGCCACGGAGTTAGCACCGGACAAAATCCTTGTTAACAACGTCTGTCCGGGTATTATCTTTACGGATCGCATCCAGCAGCTCGCAACGGTACGTGCGGAAGAGGCAGGCATCACATTTGATGAGGCACTCGCAAATATGACGGCGGACATCCCACTTGGTAGAATTGGCGATCCCGATGAGTTCGCGAACTTAGTTGTATTCCTCGCCTCGGAGCGCGCAAGTTACATAACAGGAACAACGATTCAGGTAGATGGCGGCATGGTGAAATCACTGCTTTAA
- a CDS encoding bifunctional homocysteine S-methyltransferase/methylenetetrahydrofolate reductase, which yields MLKKDNFMEVLARRVLVCDGAIGTELRKRIPSHLQCVDACNISTEHAEKVVAVHRAYIDAGADVIQTNTYQANREALAIHGLADQVKEINRTGVLLAREAAQDTCYVAGSVGQISFQTLDTPGPSTKAIRRLFKEQMDALVEGGVDLLVLETFVSPKQAEIATKQALTYDVPVIVEISGVSGGTVGAGLDVRVFAQELEQLGAHAVGINCRGPHDLVEAMELLAPVIKAPIVVQPNAGNPRVEQGEIALSYTVEAEVFRDYVGKLVELGANMIGGCCGTTPAYTAKIRQAIAGREPVERQQRIFVLPKIRSVGARSPRPYDNPVQQVFETRKHIVSVEMRANTFPQLRAMLKEAKGLAAIGVDLFDVTDNSGAAVNIGAIATAYRLQQATQIPTLIHWTTRSRNLISMQSHLLEAEALGIRGIVALSGDHPKAGPYEAASLVPDVRGAVQLMGLISRLNQAELADGSSIGEPCGFYYGGGFTIAENLQPHVKHLTNKVAQGAKFAYTQPVWTYQDIVRTQQATEHLGIKILYGILPLTSFRSASYLRDNLGLYIPQFIVDKFRDLGDTAGHELGMQLCLELVRDIRNQDECTIDGIYLIPPARMNWKNRARVISEIVKTYR from the coding sequence ATGTTAAAAAAAGATAACTTCATGGAAGTCCTCGCGCGCCGAGTTTTAGTGTGCGACGGTGCTATTGGAACCGAACTCCGTAAAAGGATTCCTTCACACTTACAGTGCGTCGATGCCTGCAATATTTCTACAGAACATGCTGAGAAAGTTGTAGCGGTTCATCGCGCTTACATTGACGCGGGTGCCGATGTCATCCAAACAAACACCTATCAGGCAAATAGGGAGGCATTGGCTATCCACGGCTTGGCTGATCAGGTTAAGGAAATTAACAGGACGGGCGTATTGCTGGCGCGCGAGGCAGCCCAAGACACCTGTTATGTGGCTGGTTCCGTAGGGCAAATTTCGTTCCAAACCTTAGATACGCCAGGCCCTTCCACCAAGGCAATCCGACGGCTTTTCAAGGAGCAGATGGACGCGCTTGTTGAGGGAGGCGTTGATCTTCTTGTACTTGAGACCTTCGTTTCTCCCAAGCAAGCGGAAATTGCAACAAAACAGGCACTCACTTACGATGTTCCGGTCATCGTTGAAATCAGTGGTGTTTCAGGTGGCACTGTGGGCGCTGGATTGGATGTACGCGTCTTTGCACAAGAATTGGAACAGCTCGGTGCACATGCAGTCGGTATCAACTGTAGGGGACCACATGATCTCGTTGAGGCGATGGAGCTCCTTGCCCCCGTTATTAAAGCCCCTATTGTGGTGCAGCCCAATGCTGGTAATCCGAGAGTAGAGCAAGGGGAAATTGCGCTGTCCTACACAGTCGAAGCTGAGGTTTTCAGGGACTACGTTGGAAAGTTAGTCGAACTTGGTGCAAATATGATTGGCGGTTGTTGTGGCACAACACCGGCGTATACTGCGAAAATCCGACAGGCTATCGCTGGGCGCGAACCTGTAGAACGGCAACAGCGTATCTTCGTCCTTCCAAAGATTAGATCAGTAGGGGCGAGGTCACCTCGCCCCTACGATAACCCTGTGCAGCAGGTATTTGAAACACGCAAGCACATCGTAAGTGTAGAGATGCGCGCCAATACATTTCCACAATTGCGGGCAATGTTGAAGGAGGCAAAAGGTCTCGCCGCAATAGGGGTAGACCTATTTGATGTGACTGACAATTCCGGTGCGGCGGTGAACATCGGGGCTATTGCCACAGCGTATCGCCTTCAACAGGCAACCCAAATTCCGACGCTCATCCATTGGACAACCCGATCTCGTAATCTCATCAGTATGCAATCACATCTGCTGGAGGCGGAAGCGTTGGGTATTCGCGGTATTGTTGCCTTATCCGGTGACCATCCGAAAGCCGGTCCTTATGAGGCAGCAAGCCTTGTTCCCGATGTCCGTGGTGCGGTTCAATTGATGGGACTCATCTCTCGGTTGAATCAAGCGGAACTCGCCGACGGTTCGTCGATTGGTGAACCTTGCGGTTTCTATTACGGTGGCGGTTTCACGATTGCTGAGAATTTGCAGCCGCACGTCAAGCATCTGACAAACAAAGTGGCACAAGGGGCGAAGTTCGCCTATACCCAACCCGTTTGGACCTATCAGGACATCGTGAGAACGCAGCAAGCGACAGAACATCTCGGTATAAAGATCCTTTACGGTATTTTGCCACTCACAAGTTTTCGTAGCGCATCCTACTTACGCGATAATTTGGGGCTTTACATCCCACAGTTTATCGTTGACAAATTCCGAGACCTTGGAGATACCGCTGGACACGAACTCGGTATGCAATTGTGCTTAGAATTGGTTCGAGACATCCGCAATCAAGATGAATGCACAATTGACGGTATCTACCTCATTCCACCCGCCCGTATGAATTGGAAAAACAGGGCACGGGTCATCTCAGAAATCGTTAAAACCTACCGCTAA